In Nostoc sp. GT001, a genomic segment contains:
- a CDS encoding PQQ-dependent sugar dehydrogenase, translating into MNNTKSFNQFKRRFIGNFAVKALLFTITLLFTIVLLNHSTTGVSLVPQALRPDIKVRNIVNTLSVSPSVRIVKDPRNNTLYYLKRNGEIYQVNLASSTRTLVYNSGNHNISETQGMAIGPNGTIYLVGNADLVKNQTQGIIVKGVINSSTRQRIWSILAKSEAYPKSKTAYDHRFNGVVVSLDGNFIYVNSGSRTDHGEVQSVDGLYPNTREVGLTACILRLPSNGNNLFLANNRATLKTAGYIFAEGIRNTFDMAFAPNGDLFGTENGPDRDMSEELNWLRLGGNYGFPWRIGGTDNPQQFPNYNPATDRLLSPQFNAIQRGYYRNDPTFPTRPTGNLIEPIPNLGPDADNYRDPVDGKIKDASVIGQTFSTFTTHRSPLGLVFDTQGVMSPEFNRDGFMLSWTPGDPTGETLIGPFKDASQDLLHLKLTKVGNTNYELNATRLVRGFSNPIDAEIISNKIYVLEYGGNQGIWEVSMPTK; encoded by the coding sequence ATGAATAATACTAAATCATTTAATCAATTTAAACGCAGATTCATCGGTAATTTTGCTGTCAAAGCGCTGTTATTTACAATAACACTATTATTTACAATAGTTTTATTAAATCATAGCACTACTGGAGTAAGTCTTGTACCTCAAGCCCTGCGTCCTGATATCAAGGTTCGCAATATTGTTAATACACTATCAGTCTCTCCTTCTGTGCGGATTGTAAAAGACCCACGAAACAATACTCTCTATTACCTCAAACGAAATGGTGAGATTTATCAAGTCAATTTAGCCTCCTCTACTAGAACCCTTGTGTACAACTCTGGTAATCATAATATCAGTGAAACTCAAGGTATGGCCATTGGCCCTAACGGCACAATTTATTTAGTTGGCAATGCAGACCTTGTGAAGAACCAAACTCAAGGAATTATTGTTAAAGGTGTAATTAATTCGAGTACAAGACAGCGTATCTGGTCTATCTTAGCTAAGAGTGAAGCCTATCCCAAAAGCAAAACAGCTTATGACCATCGATTCAACGGCGTAGTTGTTAGCCTGGATGGTAACTTTATCTATGTAAATAGCGGTTCTCGTACCGATCATGGTGAGGTTCAGTCTGTTGATGGTCTATATCCCAATACTCGCGAAGTCGGATTAACCGCCTGTATACTCCGTCTTCCTAGTAATGGTAACAATCTTTTTCTGGCAAACAATCGAGCAACTTTAAAGACAGCTGGCTATATTTTTGCAGAAGGAATACGTAATACTTTCGATATGGCTTTTGCACCCAATGGGGATTTATTTGGCACAGAAAATGGCCCAGATCGCGACATGTCAGAAGAGTTAAATTGGCTACGTTTAGGTGGTAATTACGGCTTTCCTTGGCGTATTGGTGGAACAGACAATCCACAACAATTTCCCAATTATAATCCTGCCACTGACCGATTGTTAAGCCCTCAGTTTAACGCTATCCAAAGGGGCTACTATCGTAACGATCCAACCTTTCCTACTCGGCCTACTGGAAATTTGATTGAACCAATTCCTAATCTTGGGCCGGACGCAGATAATTACCGCGATCCTGTAGATGGAAAAATCAAAGATGCCAGTGTTATTGGGCAAACTTTTAGCACTTTTACAACACACCGTTCTCCTTTAGGCTTAGTTTTTGATACACAAGGAGTAATGAGTCCAGAATTCAACAGAGATGGATTTATGCTGAGTTGGACACCAGGCGATCCCACTGGTGAAACACTAATAGGCCCTTTTAAAGATGCCAGCCAAGACTTACTGCATTTAAAGTTAACTAAAGTAGGAAATACCAACTATGAACTTAATGCTACGCGCCTTGTCAGAGGTTTTAGTAATCCCATTGATGCTGAGATTATTAGCAATAAGATTTATGTTCTCGAATATGGCGGAAATCAAGGAATTTGGGAAGTCTCTATGCCTACCAAGTAA
- a CDS encoding STAS domain-containing protein, with product MNLSVKVLEISGILDGIRGNELRREVRGMLANGADILLIDMKEVKFIDSSGLGALVSAMQMVRTANAKLFVCSISDQVRMLFELTKMDRIFQTFADKDEFRRQILATQ from the coding sequence ATGAATTTGAGTGTAAAAGTACTAGAAATATCTGGAATTTTAGATGGTATTAGAGGTAACGAACTACGTCGTGAAGTTAGAGGTATGCTAGCAAACGGGGCCGATATTTTGTTGATCGATATGAAAGAAGTCAAGTTTATTGATAGCTCTGGTTTAGGTGCTTTAGTATCAGCCATGCAAATGGTACGAACTGCTAATGCTAAACTGTTTGTTTGTTCGATAAGCGATCAAGTCAGGATGTTGTTTGAACTGACTAAAATGGATAGGATTTTTCAAACCTTTGCTGACAAAGATGAATTTCGCCGCCAAATATTGGCAACACAATAA
- a CDS encoding glycosyltransferase, with protein sequence MTSVSLTNFSGNSRSLLKKRTLLFRYLAEINLIFGIWYLQWRVTHSINLDALWISIPLLIAEIYSYFGGVMFVIGLWRPLVRQVKSLDQMTPPIPRADWPTVDVFITCYNEPPEIVEETAKAALAMDYPPIKLRVYVLDDGNSADMRAMTERLCIEDLQSEQLQLEAERIDAEHAGLLERLKQLENLTPNTQAAEQWLQTSESVVNQPAAGFVQSLRSLILWLPPTHQSIRDRLITERKALEEAIYKKELELVELTRFRYIARPKTPGVAHHAKAGNINYAIFSGETSGNFIVTLDADHIPKRNFLKRVLPYFYAYNLSTGKYDQNQIAFVQTRQDFYNIPPGDPFGHRANLFYGPLQQGKDGMNAAFYTGTNAILRREALVSVGLQNFADEFAKDEKRLDEFDLVGGVSSNSITEDMNTAMRLHSAGWKSIYHNELLAEGLAPDDLSSTLKQRLRWAQGTIQVLVRENPLTKSGLTFWQRLQYFKTMYSYFSGFATLVFISCPIIYFFTDIVPVKTYGPDFAIHFFPAFIINRLTFLTATWGIPAREVWRSEQYAIALFPLLIQAVWSVLIGQKLNFQVTPKQRQSGIYLRLV encoded by the coding sequence ATGACTTCAGTTTCTCTGACAAACTTTTCTGGGAACAGCCGCTCATTACTCAAAAAAAGAACGCTATTATTTCGTTATTTAGCAGAAATCAATTTAATTTTTGGTATCTGGTATTTGCAATGGCGCGTCACCCATTCGATCAATCTTGATGCCCTCTGGATTTCTATTCCTTTGCTGATAGCTGAGATTTACAGCTATTTCGGTGGCGTAATGTTTGTAATTGGGTTGTGGCGACCTTTAGTCAGACAAGTTAAATCTCTCGACCAGATGACCCCACCCATACCCAGAGCCGACTGGCCAACAGTGGATGTGTTTATAACCTGCTACAATGAGCCGCCGGAAATTGTCGAAGAAACTGCCAAAGCGGCCCTAGCAATGGATTATCCGCCCATCAAGTTACGCGTTTATGTGCTGGATGATGGTAACTCGGCTGATATGCGAGCGATGACAGAGAGATTGTGTATTGAAGATTTGCAGTCAGAACAATTACAGCTAGAAGCGGAACGGATTGATGCAGAACATGCTGGATTGTTGGAGCGCTTGAAGCAACTGGAAAATCTGACACCTAATACTCAAGCTGCCGAACAATGGCTGCAAACATCAGAATCAGTGGTGAATCAGCCTGCGGCTGGATTTGTGCAAAGTTTGCGATCGCTGATTCTTTGGCTACCTCCGACTCATCAAAGTATTCGCGATCGCCTAATTACCGAACGGAAAGCTTTAGAAGAAGCTATTTACAAAAAAGAACTAGAACTAGTTGAACTCACTCGTTTTCGCTACATTGCTCGTCCTAAGACGCCTGGTGTGGCACATCATGCGAAAGCAGGCAACATCAATTACGCAATTTTTTCTGGAGAAACTTCAGGAAATTTTATTGTTACTCTAGATGCTGACCACATTCCCAAGCGAAATTTTCTCAAGCGAGTTCTGCCTTATTTCTACGCCTATAATCTTTCAACCGGAAAATACGACCAGAATCAAATTGCTTTTGTACAGACGCGCCAAGATTTTTACAATATCCCTCCAGGCGATCCTTTTGGACATCGAGCAAATTTATTTTATGGGCCACTTCAACAAGGTAAAGATGGCATGAATGCCGCGTTTTATACGGGCACAAATGCGATCCTCAGACGTGAGGCATTAGTTAGTGTAGGATTGCAAAACTTTGCTGATGAATTCGCCAAAGATGAAAAACGTTTAGATGAATTTGATTTAGTTGGTGGGGTATCCAGTAATAGCATTACGGAAGATATGAATACAGCCATGCGTCTACATAGTGCTGGCTGGAAATCTATTTATCACAATGAACTTTTGGCAGAAGGTTTAGCCCCAGACGATCTAAGTTCTACTCTTAAACAGCGGCTACGCTGGGCACAAGGAACTATCCAAGTGCTAGTGAGAGAAAATCCACTGACAAAATCAGGGCTAACGTTTTGGCAAAGGTTGCAATATTTCAAGACGATGTATAGCTATTTCTCTGGTTTTGCAACTCTGGTTTTTATTTCTTGTCCAATTATCTATTTTTTTACGGACATTGTTCCAGTCAAAACCTACGGCCCTGACTTTGCCATACACTTTTTCCCAGCTTTTATTATTAACCGTCTGACTTTCCTTACAGCCACCTGGGGCATTCCAGCTAGAGAAGTTTGGCGTTCTGAACAATATGCGATCGCTTTATTTCCCTTATTAATCCAAGCTGTATGGAGTGTGTTAATAGGGCAAAAACTCAATTTTCAAGTCACACCTAAGCAACGGCAATCCGGGATTTATCTCCGGCTCGTTTAG
- a CDS encoding serine/threonine-protein kinase produces the protein MLAGTILQDGKYTLIQEIGRGGFGITFKATHHYLGQEVVMKTINERLRQHPDFAKFERQFQDEARRLATCIHPNIVRVSDFFVEAGLPYMVMEYIPGETLGDAFVLPGITLPETTAIHYIRQIGAALQVVHNNGLLHRDVKPDNIILRQGTQEVILIDFGIAREFNGGVRQTHTGLVSEGYSPIEQYMTQAARTPATDVYGLAATLYALLTAQVPMPALLRDREQMPSPRELQPHLSAAVNQAVMRGMAVESRFRPATVADWLQLLPGNGVNGTPQVLPTYAVPTVNLSAQQAVTLIGKSAQNSIHRPSVLAQPNPGMAKETVLAKNLGSSKVFIGMGVALVAATAGFAIASILPKFQQPTAKPLVEKPTQESGAKAPNFDSTSSPRGEETNTTSRTEKAPVSNSKQRRRNRRSSQEESTSSPTREPQRGDSEQSTPPPSVSPTPSVVEKLRAFRDKRNASPAPLPFPQKNLPASSQNPASPQPVSPSKPLLIRPAPPTESKQSDPSAVVVPTLEKQNSLTNSESQNIQKFEEKPQDDNN, from the coding sequence ATGTTAGCAGGCACAATTTTGCAGGATGGGAAATATACCCTAATTCAAGAAATAGGGCGGGGTGGCTTTGGCATTACCTTTAAAGCTACGCATCACTACTTGGGTCAGGAGGTGGTGATGAAAACCATCAATGAACGGCTGCGACAACATCCTGATTTTGCCAAATTCGAGCGTCAATTCCAAGATGAAGCCAGACGATTAGCTACGTGTATTCACCCAAATATAGTCCGAGTTAGTGACTTTTTTGTGGAAGCTGGACTGCCTTACATGGTGATGGAATACATTCCTGGTGAAACCTTGGGAGACGCATTTGTATTACCAGGGATAACTTTGCCTGAAACCACAGCAATTCATTACATCCGGCAAATTGGGGCAGCGTTGCAGGTAGTACATAACAACGGCTTATTACACCGCGATGTCAAACCAGATAATATTATTCTTCGTCAAGGAACGCAGGAAGTAATACTAATTGATTTTGGCATTGCCAGGGAATTTAATGGCGGTGTCAGGCAGACTCACACAGGTTTGGTTTCTGAGGGTTATTCTCCCATTGAGCAGTATATGACGCAAGCGGCGCGCACACCCGCCACGGATGTTTATGGTTTAGCAGCAACCTTGTATGCACTCTTGACAGCCCAAGTTCCTATGCCAGCATTATTGCGCGATCGCGAACAAATGCCTTCCCCCCGCGAACTGCAACCACATTTGAGTGCTGCTGTCAACCAGGCAGTAATGCGCGGTATGGCGGTAGAGTCTCGTTTTCGTCCAGCGACAGTTGCTGACTGGCTGCAATTGCTACCTGGAAATGGGGTGAATGGAACACCGCAAGTTTTACCCACTTACGCAGTGCCAACTGTCAATTTATCTGCCCAGCAAGCAGTAACTTTAATTGGGAAAAGTGCCCAAAATTCTATTCATAGACCATCTGTGTTGGCGCAGCCCAACCCAGGTATGGCTAAGGAAACTGTACTGGCTAAAAACCTGGGGTCATCTAAAGTATTTATTGGTATGGGTGTAGCCCTAGTTGCTGCGACAGCAGGTTTTGCGATCGCCAGTATATTACCCAAATTTCAGCAGCCGACTGCCAAGCCACTTGTTGAAAAGCCAACTCAAGAATCAGGCGCGAAAGCACCTAATTTTGATAGTACATCTTCACCCAGAGGTGAAGAGACTAACACTACTTCAAGAACCGAAAAAGCACCCGTCTCTAATTCCAAGCAGCGTCGCCGCAATCGTCGTTCTTCCCAAGAAGAATCTACCAGCAGCCCTACAAGAGAACCGCAACGCGGTGATTCCGAACAATCCACACCTCCACCTAGCGTTTCACCTACACCCTCGGTAGTGGAAAAACTACGGGCATTCCGAGATAAGCGGAATGCTTCCCCCGCACCATTGCCATTTCCACAAAAGAACTTACCTGCTTCTAGTCAAAATCCTGCCTCCCCTCAACCCGTAAGTCCATCAAAACCTCTACTTATACGACCAGCACCACCAACAGAATCCAAACAATCAGATCCTTCTGCTGTGGTAGTACCAACACTAGAAAAGCAAAATTCACTGACTAATAGTGAATCCCAGAATATTCAGAAGTTCGAGGAAAAGCCACAAGATGACAATAATTAG
- a CDS encoding DUF3131 domain-containing protein, with protein sequence MIYKLPQQKLLRWIALFLIGTFLQFLFYIPTPVLSQNSNSCSNITTPLTSEEQTYARASWQYFVKNYQPATGFTNSTGGYPSGTLWDMGNYLMALNAARWLNLTDQADFDSRLNKFLTTLSSLKLFEDALPNKVYNAATGQMVDYGNNPLERGLGWSALDVGRILAAFDVIRTCHPQYNDWLKGIIAKWQVARSLKDEQLYGATVLPDNKTLLVQEGRLGYEEYAARGYQLWGFSAPKAIALEPFKLVEVNGVQIPVDTRDFQTTNANNYVVSESYILDGIEFGLQGELADFAARVLDVQKRRFDTTGQLTAVTEDNIDQPPYFLYNTVYANGTNWATITDTNQPYPQFRSLSTKAAFGWHYLFPENAYARKVFDAVKDLRSPEDSGYYAGIYEESKQPNKALTGNTNGLILEILYYKAKGNHPLIASSSASVSTSKPSENASSATPANQSNSTVTTPSATPANQPNSTVTTPSATSKPTEVAVAPIPPVDSPQPSSNLKLDRPLTPVERRYAEAAWRYFQANYHPKSGLIDDRSDFKGATLWGLGDYLAALHAARSLDTITPKEFDQRTRHLLGALTKLPLFAGELPSRSYNTRSLQPVDYGGNPVPEGNGWSALDLGRMLAALYNLKSCHPEYTAAVDKIVLDWSYLRVVREGILSSATVTKEEDGRYLTRVNPEIRLGYEEYAARAFQLWGFNLDRSAVGGEYQTASVEGLKVPIQRHRTDTNSKVNQYTVSNPFVLYALEFGLDPKMRSLFEPIFQAQAERYRRLGTLTASATTLIDRKPYTVHSTITAQGDSWVALGDDGQPVPKGRLVSTAVAFAYNALLPDNKYSQQLQEGTTDLYNPLIGFYEGFYETTGKTAVGFTSSTNSMILQSLLYNVTNRQPLIRPITTMKSLWWQTVTKGNSGRGLPNSATQQTKLTSDSSGSYWVSSGENTHLVTGTK encoded by the coding sequence ATGATATACAAACTCCCTCAACAAAAGCTGTTGAGATGGATTGCATTGTTCCTAATTGGAACATTTCTGCAATTTTTGTTTTACATCCCGACACCAGTCTTATCTCAAAATTCCAATAGCTGTAGCAATATTACAACCCCGCTCACATCTGAAGAACAAACTTATGCTCGTGCGTCTTGGCAGTATTTTGTCAAAAATTATCAGCCAGCAACGGGATTTACCAATTCTACTGGGGGTTATCCTTCCGGTACACTCTGGGATATGGGTAACTACCTGATGGCATTGAATGCTGCCCGATGGTTGAATCTTACCGATCAAGCAGACTTTGATTCCCGCCTCAATAAGTTTTTGACAACTCTTAGCAGTCTGAAGTTATTTGAAGATGCTTTGCCCAATAAAGTCTATAATGCAGCCACAGGACAGATGGTTGATTATGGCAACAATCCCCTAGAGCGTGGTCTTGGCTGGTCTGCTTTGGATGTTGGGCGAATATTGGCTGCGTTTGATGTCATCCGTACCTGTCATCCTCAATATAATGACTGGCTCAAAGGAATTATAGCCAAGTGGCAGGTGGCGCGATCGCTCAAAGATGAACAACTTTATGGCGCTACTGTTCTCCCTGACAACAAAACCTTACTAGTACAAGAAGGACGACTCGGCTACGAAGAATACGCCGCTAGGGGTTATCAACTTTGGGGTTTTTCAGCACCCAAGGCTATTGCTTTAGAACCGTTTAAATTGGTCGAAGTTAATGGTGTGCAAATTCCCGTTGATACGCGTGACTTTCAAACCACCAACGCTAATAATTATGTTGTGAGTGAGTCTTATATCCTTGATGGGATCGAATTTGGCTTGCAGGGTGAGTTAGCTGATTTTGCTGCTAGGGTTTTAGATGTACAAAAACGGCGTTTTGATACCACAGGTCAGTTAACTGCGGTGACAGAAGATAATATCGACCAACCACCTTATTTTCTCTACAACACCGTTTACGCCAACGGTACAAATTGGGCAACTATTACCGATACCAATCAACCTTATCCACAGTTTCGCAGCCTCAGTACAAAAGCTGCTTTTGGCTGGCACTATCTTTTTCCAGAGAATGCTTATGCCCGAAAAGTTTTTGATGCAGTCAAGGATCTCCGCAGTCCTGAAGATAGCGGTTACTATGCTGGAATCTATGAAGAATCAAAACAACCCAACAAAGCTTTGACAGGTAATACTAATGGGTTAATTTTAGAGATTTTATACTACAAAGCTAAGGGAAATCACCCGTTAATTGCTTCCAGTTCTGCGAGTGTGTCTACTAGCAAGCCTAGTGAAAATGCTTCTTCAGCAACCCCTGCAAATCAATCGAATTCTACTGTTACGACTCCGAGCGCAACACCTGCAAATCAACCGAATTCTACTGTTACGACTCCGAGCGCAACTTCTAAACCTACAGAAGTAGCTGTTGCACCTATTCCACCAGTGGATAGTCCCCAGCCATCATCCAACCTGAAACTAGATCGACCACTAACGCCTGTTGAACGGCGCTATGCAGAGGCGGCTTGGCGATACTTCCAAGCAAATTATCACCCCAAAAGTGGGCTGATAGACGATCGCAGTGATTTTAAAGGTGCAACCCTTTGGGGATTGGGAGATTATCTTGCAGCACTTCATGCAGCGCGATCGCTTGATACAATTACCCCCAAAGAATTTGACCAGCGCACCCGCCATCTCTTAGGAGCTTTGACAAAGTTACCGTTATTTGCGGGTGAATTGCCGAGTCGGAGTTATAATACGCGATCGCTCCAACCAGTCGATTATGGTGGAAATCCAGTTCCCGAAGGAAATGGTTGGTCAGCTTTAGATTTGGGTAGAATGCTGGCAGCGCTTTACAACTTAAAAAGCTGTCATCCAGAATACACGGCTGCTGTAGATAAAATTGTCCTGGATTGGTCATACTTGCGTGTGGTGCGCGAAGGTATTCTTTCTAGTGCCACCGTTACCAAAGAGGAAGATGGGCGATATCTCACCCGCGTTAACCCCGAAATCCGCTTGGGTTATGAGGAATATGCCGCTCGTGCTTTTCAATTATGGGGGTTTAATCTCGATCGTTCTGCTGTTGGGGGTGAATATCAAACTGCCTCAGTGGAGGGATTGAAAGTCCCAATTCAACGCCATCGCACAGATACTAATTCCAAAGTTAACCAATACACAGTTAGCAATCCTTTTGTACTCTATGCATTGGAGTTTGGATTAGATCCAAAAATGCGATCGCTCTTTGAGCCAATTTTCCAAGCACAAGCTGAACGTTACCGCCGCCTAGGCACTCTCACAGCCTCAGCTACCACCTTAATCGATCGTAAACCTTACACTGTCCACAGTACAATTACTGCACAAGGGGACTCTTGGGTAGCTTTAGGAGATGATGGTCAACCAGTACCAAAGGGGCGATTGGTAAGTACAGCGGTAGCTTTTGCCTATAATGCCCTGCTTCCAGACAATAAGTATAGTCAACAGTTACAGGAAGGAACGACTGACTTATATAATCCACTAATTGGATTTTATGAGGGCTTCTACGAAACCACCGGCAAAACAGCAGTTGGTTTCACCAGCAGCACCAACAGTATGATTTTGCAATCCTTGCTATACAATGTGACAAATCGACAACCCTTAATTCGTCCGATTACCACTATGAAATCTCTTTGGTGGCAGACAGTTACCAAGGGAAATTCTGGGCGAGGTCTACCAAATAGTGCCACACAACAAACCAAGTTAACTTCTGATAGTTCTGGAAGTTACTGGGTTTCAAGTGGTGAAAATACTCACCTAGTAACTGGCACAAAATAA
- a CDS encoding S-layer homology domain-containing protein, producing MRQLSITLSLMALLQSLPAIAQVPESNSGITADSIQQVTAVKWMTNFPDGKFYPERLLSRAELASIMVKTFRLDRREAVTKENLTIPDVPRSYWAFNDIQTVLKTDIMKGYRGNEFFPNQKVTRAEALAIFAQAYGVFQFPDAAVNEILASHPDEKSIPTWARKAIATVATEGFLNTDAQGNISPLKPVTRGDMAYVLSKYLQRQQQQPETPEVPIIPNSPQSP from the coding sequence ATGCGTCAGCTTTCAATTACTCTATCTTTAATGGCACTACTACAAAGCTTGCCAGCAATTGCTCAAGTACCAGAATCTAATTCTGGAATAACAGCTGATTCCATTCAACAAGTAACTGCTGTCAAATGGATGACAAACTTTCCCGATGGCAAATTTTATCCAGAAAGATTACTGAGTCGGGCAGAATTGGCCTCGATTATGGTCAAAACATTTCGGTTAGATAGAAGAGAAGCTGTTACCAAAGAAAATTTAACTATTCCAGATGTTCCTCGTTCTTATTGGGCATTTAATGATATACAGACAGTTCTAAAAACTGACATCATGAAAGGCTATCGGGGCAATGAATTCTTCCCTAATCAAAAGGTGACAAGGGCAGAAGCTCTGGCTATTTTCGCTCAGGCTTATGGTGTATTTCAATTTCCTGATGCCGCTGTAAATGAGATTCTGGCTTCACATCCAGATGAAAAGTCTATCCCAACTTGGGCTAGAAAAGCGATCGCTACTGTAGCTACTGAGGGATTTCTAAATACAGATGCTCAAGGCAATATTTCCCCATTAAAACCCGTGACCCGTGGGGATATGGCTTATGTATTGAGTAAATATTTGCAACGACAACAGCAACAACCCGAAACACCGGAAGTTCCGATAATCCCAAATAGCCCACAATCTCCTTAG
- the rpiA gene encoding ribose-5-phosphate isomerase RpiA, whose amino-acid sequence MTAAADPVKLMKQEVGKAAAALVKSGSIVGLGTGSTTAYTIQYLGDRLKSGELKDIIGIPTSFQSEVLAKQYGVPLATLDAIDHIDIAIDGADEVDPQKNLIKGGGAAHTREKVVDYLAEQFIVVVDSGKLVERLGSTFAVPVEVIPMAITPVTNAIKKLGGKPELRMGVKKAGPVITDQGNFVLDVRFDSIEDPAGLEKTLNNIPGVLENGIFVNCVDLVLIGEVKDGQPLVRQL is encoded by the coding sequence ATGACAGCAGCAGCAGATCCCGTAAAGTTGATGAAGCAAGAAGTTGGCAAAGCCGCCGCCGCCCTAGTCAAGTCGGGTTCCATTGTCGGGTTGGGTACGGGGTCAACTACAGCATATACGATTCAGTATTTAGGCGATCGCCTCAAGTCTGGTGAACTCAAAGATATCATTGGTATACCTACCTCGTTTCAGTCAGAAGTGCTGGCGAAGCAGTACGGTGTCCCTCTCGCCACCTTGGATGCTATTGACCACATCGATATTGCCATTGATGGCGCAGATGAAGTCGATCCGCAGAAGAATTTGATTAAAGGCGGTGGTGCAGCACATACCCGCGAAAAAGTTGTAGACTACCTAGCAGAACAGTTCATCGTCGTAGTAGACAGTGGCAAGTTAGTAGAACGCTTAGGTTCTACTTTCGCTGTACCCGTGGAAGTGATTCCAATGGCAATTACCCCTGTCACCAATGCCATCAAAAAACTCGGTGGTAAACCAGAACTCCGCATGGGTGTAAAAAAAGCTGGGCCAGTAATCACTGACCAAGGCAACTTTGTCTTAGATGTCAGATTTGACTCCATTGAAGATCCAGCCGGACTAGAAAAGACATTGAATAACATTCCTGGCGTTCTGGAAAATGGGATCTTTGTGAACTGTGTCGATTTAGTTTTAATTGGCGAAGTCAAAGATGGTCAGCCATTAGTGCGGCAACTGTAA
- a CDS encoding CapA family protein, translating into MVDRSLGRVFSFSLISIGLYLGISIGVIIRLGQSQRLNAATMPTKAVQFPLVIPVTPSKTQQQTFADTITIKAVGDIIPGTNFPNYRLPRFREQLLPKSVRTHLQGSDILFGNFESSLTNYPYTAKDISRGQVFAFRSPPAYAQLFAEAGFNVFNMANNHAMDFGPVGFKDTMKNLQAVGIATLGHKNQILYLEANNIPVAMIGFSPYEMYNSIHNLGAAKALVAEAKNKANIVIVSMHAGAEGTGALHVKNQTEFFYGENRGNAIAFARNMIDAGADLVLGHGPHVPRAMEIYQGKIIAYSLGNFLGYRTLSTNAQTGDSMILEVKLNSAGNLVSSKIIPVRMDRQGIPHIDQSFQTVKLMRYLNNQAFPKNPVKINKKGEVVVQNKLNPS; encoded by the coding sequence ATGGTAGATCGCAGCTTGGGGCGAGTATTCTCATTTAGTCTGATCAGCATTGGTTTATATCTGGGTATTAGTATAGGAGTCATTATCCGGCTTGGTCAATCACAGCGATTGAACGCTGCTACTATGCCTACTAAGGCTGTGCAATTTCCATTAGTTATTCCTGTTACGCCATCAAAAACACAACAACAAACCTTTGCAGATACTATTACCATCAAAGCCGTTGGAGATATTATTCCTGGCACTAATTTCCCTAACTATAGATTACCCCGTTTTCGAGAACAATTATTACCAAAGTCAGTGAGAACTCACTTGCAAGGATCTGATATCTTGTTTGGGAATTTTGAAAGTAGCCTAACTAATTATCCCTATACTGCCAAAGATATTAGTCGAGGACAAGTCTTTGCCTTTCGCTCTCCACCTGCATACGCCCAGCTTTTTGCTGAGGCTGGTTTTAATGTGTTCAATATGGCAAATAACCATGCTATGGACTTTGGCCCAGTAGGGTTCAAAGATACAATGAAAAATCTTCAGGCTGTGGGCATTGCAACGTTAGGTCATAAAAATCAAATTCTTTATTTGGAAGCTAACAATATCCCTGTGGCAATGATCGGATTTTCTCCTTATGAAATGTATAATTCCATCCATAATTTAGGAGCAGCTAAAGCACTTGTGGCAGAAGCCAAAAATAAAGCCAATATTGTAATAGTATCGATGCACGCTGGAGCAGAAGGAACGGGGGCACTACACGTTAAGAATCAAACAGAGTTTTTTTATGGAGAAAACCGAGGTAATGCGATCGCGTTTGCTCGAAACATGATTGATGCCGGAGCAGACTTAGTACTAGGACATGGCCCTCACGTTCCGAGAGCGATGGAAATTTATCAGGGAAAAATCATTGCCTATTCTTTAGGAAACTTTTTGGGATATCGAACTTTATCTACAAATGCCCAAACAGGTGACTCAATGATTTTAGAAGTCAAACTCAACTCAGCAGGAAATTTGGTATCCAGTAAAATTATTCCCGTTCGGATGGATCGGCAGGGAATTCCTCATATCGATCAGAGTTTTCAAACTGTAAAACTTATGCGTTATTTGAATAATCAAGCTTTTCCGAAGAATCCGGTGAAGATTAATAAGAAGGGGGAAGTTGTTGTACAGAATAAACTTAATCCTTCCTAA